The Amycolatopsis mongoliensis genome includes a window with the following:
- a CDS encoding permease: MNIVSGNARRTRRFRISSVEVLCAILLVAILAQGRLQQAFDVPALRTGSTVFVAVCVQALPFLVMGVLISGAIAAFVPARVLEKVLPRRAGAAVGVAGLAGVALPGCECASVPVARRLMGQGVAPAAALTFLLAAPAVNPVVLVATAVAFPGKPEMVLARFAGSLATAMVMGWLWARWGKLEWITARALRRLPEVPSGQRWRVFAETARTDLVEAGGFLVLGALISSALNVLVPAKWFGVLGDQLVLGIVVMAVLAVVLALCSEADAFVAASLTALPMLPKLVFLVVGPAVDVKLFALQAGTFGKSFAARFAPATFVVAALCAVAAGLVVGVA; encoded by the coding sequence GTGAACATCGTTTCCGGCAACGCGCGGCGCACCCGCCGGTTCCGCATCAGCTCCGTCGAGGTGCTGTGCGCGATCCTGCTGGTCGCGATCCTCGCCCAGGGCCGGCTGCAGCAGGCGTTCGACGTGCCCGCGCTGCGCACCGGCTCGACCGTGTTCGTCGCGGTCTGCGTGCAGGCCCTGCCGTTCCTGGTGATGGGCGTGCTGATCAGCGGGGCGATCGCGGCGTTCGTGCCCGCCCGGGTGCTGGAGAAGGTGCTGCCCCGGCGAGCCGGCGCGGCGGTCGGTGTGGCCGGGCTGGCCGGCGTCGCGCTGCCGGGCTGTGAATGCGCTTCGGTGCCGGTGGCGCGCCGGCTGATGGGGCAGGGGGTCGCACCGGCGGCGGCGCTGACGTTCCTGCTGGCGGCGCCGGCGGTGAACCCGGTGGTGCTGGTGGCGACGGCGGTGGCGTTCCCGGGCAAGCCGGAGATGGTGCTGGCGCGCTTCGCGGGTTCGCTGGCGACGGCGATGGTGATGGGCTGGCTGTGGGCCCGCTGGGGCAAGCTGGAGTGGATCACCGCCCGCGCGCTGCGGCGCCTGCCCGAAGTCCCGAGCGGTCAGCGGTGGCGGGTGTTCGCCGAGACGGCCCGCACGGACCTGGTCGAGGCGGGCGGCTTCCTGGTGCTGGGGGCGCTGATCTCGTCGGCGCTGAACGTGCTGGTGCCGGCGAAGTGGTTCGGCGTGCTGGGCGACCAGCTGGTGCTGGGCATCGTGGTGATGGCGGTGCTGGCGGTGGTGCTGGCGCTGTGCAGCGAGGCGGACGCGTTCGTGGCGGCGTCGCTGACGGCGTTGCCGATGCTGCCGAAGCTGGTGTTCCTGGTGGTCGGGCCGGCGGTGGACGTGAAGCTGTTCGCGCTGCAGGCGGGCACGTTCGGCAAGTCGTTCGCGGCGCGGTTCGCCCCGGCGACGTTCGTGGTGGCGGCGCTGTGTGCCGTGGCGGCCGGTCTCGTGGTGGGGGTGGCATGA
- a CDS encoding YbjN domain-containing protein: MSATEAAETAELLTQAKESLERYLEVHVDDDGALTFAHGDVPCVIQATRLGEGLTVLTLTCVVGWDLADGPELSIAVAERAGQGLFGTLGVGHSDNGVDVTLRYAFPAAGLDAAALGTLLMLVVSTASQLRTDLPGIVPGE, from the coding sequence ATGAGCGCGACCGAAGCGGCGGAGACCGCGGAGCTGCTGACGCAGGCGAAGGAGTCCCTCGAGCGCTACCTCGAGGTGCACGTCGACGACGACGGCGCGCTGACGTTCGCCCATGGCGACGTCCCGTGCGTGATCCAGGCGACCCGGCTCGGCGAGGGCCTCACCGTGCTGACGCTGACCTGCGTGGTCGGCTGGGACCTCGCGGACGGGCCGGAGCTGTCGATCGCCGTCGCCGAGCGGGCGGGGCAGGGACTGTTCGGGACGCTGGGCGTCGGGCACTCCGACAACGGCGTGGACGTGACCCTGCGGTACGCGTTCCCGGCGGCGGGACTGGACGCGGCGGCGCTCGGGACGTTGCTGATGCTGGTGGTGTCGACGGCGTCGCAGCTGCGGACCGATTTGCCGGGAATCGTGCCCGGCGAGTAA
- a CDS encoding isoprenyl transferase — protein MLRRGRESKASRYEQRAPDPHPSGAKPPEIPRELVPKHVALVMDGNGRWANQRGLPRIEGHKRGEAVMIDVAAGAVEIGVKWLSVYAFSTENWKRSPEEVRFLMGFNRDTIRRQVDYLGSIGVRIRWAGRRPKLWASVIKELQAAEEKTKHNTALNMTMCVNYGGRAELGDAMHRIARDVADGKLNPDKVTEKTIGKYLYQPDMPDVDLFLRPSGEQRTSNFLLWQSAYAEMVFQDTLFPDFDRTHLWRACLEFAKRDRRFGGAVDQASSS, from the coding sequence GTGCTGCGCAGGGGACGCGAGAGCAAGGCGTCGCGATACGAGCAGCGGGCCCCGGATCCGCACCCGTCCGGCGCGAAACCGCCGGAAATCCCGCGCGAGCTGGTCCCGAAGCACGTCGCGCTGGTCATGGACGGCAACGGCCGCTGGGCCAACCAGCGCGGCCTGCCGCGGATCGAGGGCCACAAGCGCGGCGAAGCGGTGATGATCGACGTCGCCGCCGGCGCGGTGGAAATCGGCGTCAAGTGGCTCTCGGTGTACGCGTTCTCGACGGAGAACTGGAAGCGCAGCCCCGAAGAGGTGCGGTTCCTGATGGGCTTCAACCGCGACACGATCCGCCGCCAGGTCGACTACCTCGGCTCGATCGGCGTGCGCATCCGCTGGGCCGGGCGGCGGCCGAAGCTGTGGGCGTCGGTGATCAAGGAGCTGCAGGCGGCCGAGGAGAAGACCAAGCACAACACGGCGCTGAACATGACGATGTGCGTCAACTACGGCGGCCGCGCCGAGCTCGGCGACGCGATGCACCGGATCGCGCGCGACGTCGCGGACGGGAAGCTGAACCCGGACAAGGTCACCGAGAAGACCATCGGCAAGTACCTCTACCAGCCGGACATGCCGGACGTGGACCTGTTCCTGCGGCCTTCGGGCGAGCAGCGGACGTCGAACTTCCTGCTGTGGCAGTCGGCCTACGCCGAGATGGTCTTCCAGGACACCCTGTTCCCGGACTTCGACCGGACGCACCTGTGGCGTGCCTGCCTGGAGTTCGCGAAGCGGGATCGCCGCTTCGGCGGCGCCGTCGACCAGGCGTCGTCGTCATGA
- the recO gene encoding DNA repair protein RecO — protein sequence MVNLYRDTGVVLRTHKLGEADRIVTLLTRRHGKVRAVAKGVRRTSSRFGARLEPFGHVDVQFYTGRTLDVITQVETVDAFALPLVADYQRYTAASAIAETADRLSAEEGEPVLKLYLLVCGALRSLAAGERDASLVLDAFFLRAMSYAGWAPALTECARCGLPGPHTAFSVAAGGSMCQDCRVPGCVHPAPEVLDLLTALLHGEWPLAESTPQGTRRDASGLVAAHLQWHLERQLRSLPLVERRARETVLTSGASPRAGGSATRTPEGQGVPGQ from the coding sequence GTGGTGAACCTCTACCGCGACACCGGGGTGGTGTTGCGCACGCACAAGCTGGGTGAGGCCGACCGGATCGTCACCCTGCTCACGCGACGGCACGGCAAGGTCCGCGCCGTGGCGAAGGGCGTGCGGCGCACCTCGTCGCGCTTCGGTGCCCGGCTGGAGCCGTTCGGCCACGTCGACGTGCAGTTCTACACCGGCCGCACGCTCGACGTGATCACCCAGGTCGAGACCGTGGACGCGTTCGCGCTGCCGCTGGTCGCCGACTACCAGCGCTACACCGCGGCCAGCGCGATCGCCGAAACCGCGGACCGGCTTTCGGCCGAAGAGGGCGAACCGGTGCTCAAGCTCTACCTCCTCGTCTGCGGCGCGCTGCGTTCGCTGGCCGCCGGGGAGCGGGACGCGTCCCTGGTGCTCGACGCGTTCTTCCTCCGCGCGATGTCCTACGCCGGCTGGGCGCCCGCGCTCACCGAGTGCGCCCGCTGCGGCCTGCCGGGCCCGCACACCGCGTTCAGCGTCGCCGCCGGCGGCTCGATGTGCCAGGACTGCCGCGTGCCCGGCTGCGTGCACCCCGCGCCCGAGGTCCTGGACCTGCTCACCGCCCTCCTGCACGGCGAATGGCCGCTGGCCGAGTCGACCCCGCAGGGCACCCGCCGCGACGCGAGCGGCCTGGTCGCGGCCCACCTGCAGTGGCATCTGGAGCGTCAGCTCCGGTCCCTGCCCCTGGTCGAGCGACGTGCCCGGGAGACCGTGCTGACATCCGGGGCTTCGCCCCGAGCCGGGGGCTCCGCCACCCGGACCCCCGAAGGACAGGGGGTGCCCGGGCAGTAG
- a CDS encoding CD225/dispanin family protein — MTNPYGQQQPYGQQPQQPGYGPPSGGMPAPYGQPAPYGQPGPYGQPPTGGFGAPGYGMPGGGGDINAIKDYKGWAIASLFLGGIILGIFAIMKSNEVGTYKMQGNYMMAEQASRTTKTLCLVSSILGGISCVVLLFAVIIPLIAFSASCGRYC; from the coding sequence ATGACCAATCCCTACGGCCAGCAGCAGCCCTACGGCCAGCAGCCGCAGCAGCCCGGTTACGGCCCGCCGTCGGGCGGGATGCCCGCGCCCTACGGCCAGCCGGCGCCGTACGGGCAGCCCGGGCCGTACGGCCAGCCGCCCACCGGCGGCTTCGGCGCTCCCGGCTACGGCATGCCCGGTGGTGGCGGTGACATCAACGCCATCAAGGACTACAAGGGCTGGGCGATCGCCTCGCTCTTCCTCGGCGGCATCATCCTCGGCATCTTCGCGATCATGAAGTCCAACGAGGTCGGCACGTACAAGATGCAGGGCAACTACATGATGGCGGAGCAGGCGTCGCGCACCACCAAGACGCTCTGCCTGGTCTCGTCGATCCTGGGTGGCATCAGCTGCGTCGTCCTGTTGTTCGCGGTCATCATCCCGCTGATCGCGTTCAGTGCCTCCTGCGGCCGTTACTGCTGA
- a CDS encoding RDD family protein — MTDPYGQQPFGQQPGGQQPFGQPQPGPPLPQYGQSAPYGQPGPFGQAGTPFGAPQNYANWGQRAVGWLVDFGPALAVYLVIGIIGAVFHFNFVFSLLAFVAMVGWIVWCVFNRWIQQGNTGQSMGKRVAKIKLVREDNGQPIGAGMAFLRDLAHFVDNVLCYIGWLWPLWDDKSQTLADKIVGTVVVQADDSAAPNPFAQPGAQAFAGGYPPPGQQPGQPPSGGFPQQPQSGGFGQPAPGGFPQQPPSGGFAQPPQPGGFGQPQPGQPLAPPPGGSAFDEVERTEMLRPGSAGGGSAFDEQAERTQMLRPEAHDDAGETRKIDPGQFGQPPNQPPNH, encoded by the coding sequence ATGACCGATCCCTACGGTCAGCAGCCGTTCGGGCAGCAGCCCGGCGGCCAGCAGCCGTTCGGACAACCGCAGCCCGGTCCGCCGTTGCCGCAGTACGGGCAGTCCGCGCCCTACGGGCAGCCCGGGCCGTTCGGCCAGGCGGGAACTCCCTTCGGCGCACCGCAGAACTACGCGAACTGGGGCCAGCGCGCCGTGGGGTGGCTCGTGGACTTCGGTCCCGCGCTGGCCGTCTACCTCGTGATCGGCATCATCGGCGCGGTCTTCCACTTCAACTTCGTCTTCTCGCTGCTGGCCTTCGTCGCCATGGTCGGCTGGATCGTGTGGTGCGTGTTCAACCGCTGGATCCAGCAGGGCAACACCGGCCAGTCGATGGGCAAGCGCGTCGCCAAGATCAAGCTCGTCCGCGAGGACAACGGGCAGCCGATCGGCGCGGGCATGGCCTTCCTGCGCGACCTCGCGCACTTCGTCGACAACGTCCTCTGCTACATCGGCTGGCTGTGGCCGCTGTGGGACGACAAGTCCCAGACGCTCGCCGACAAGATCGTCGGCACGGTCGTCGTCCAGGCCGACGACTCGGCCGCGCCGAACCCGTTCGCCCAGCCCGGCGCGCAGGCGTTCGCCGGCGGCTACCCGCCGCCGGGGCAGCAGCCGGGCCAGCCGCCCTCGGGTGGTTTCCCGCAGCAGCCCCAGTCCGGTGGCTTCGGCCAGCCCGCGCCGGGTGGTTTCCCGCAGCAGCCGCCGTCCGGCGGTTTCGCGCAGCCCCCGCAGCCGGGCGGCTTCGGCCAGCCGCAGCCGGGCCAGCCGCTCGCCCCGCCGCCGGGCGGCTCCGCCTTCGACGAGGTCGAGCGCACCGAGATGCTCCGCCCGGGCTCCGCCGGCGGCGGGTCCGCGTTCGACGAGCAGGCCGAGCGCACCCAGATGCTGCGTCCCGAGGCGCACGACGACGCCGGCGAGACCCGGAAGATCGACCCCGGCCAGTTCGGCCAGCCGCCGAACCAGCCGCCGAACCACTGA
- a CDS encoding DUF2752 domain-containing protein codes for MTTVYTGYPARGAKATLRALSAPMAVVGGLGVCCAAVLIGDPTTPGGWLPVCPTKALFGIDCPGCGGMRMAYSLMHGDLPAALHYNAVSLVFVLLFVWSTIAWTAGRLRGRWVNSWLHWRWTPLTVGVVFSVWFVVRNLPFAPFTGLHV; via the coding sequence ATGACGACCGTCTACACGGGATACCCGGCCCGCGGCGCCAAGGCCACGCTGCGCGCGCTCAGCGCCCCGATGGCCGTCGTGGGCGGGCTCGGCGTGTGCTGCGCGGCGGTCCTGATCGGCGACCCGACCACCCCCGGCGGCTGGCTCCCCGTCTGCCCGACCAAGGCGCTGTTCGGCATCGACTGCCCGGGCTGCGGCGGCATGCGGATGGCCTACAGCCTGATGCACGGCGACCTTCCCGCGGCCCTGCACTACAACGCCGTGTCGCTCGTCTTCGTCCTGCTCTTCGTCTGGAGCACGATCGCCTGGACGGCCGGGCGGCTGCGTGGCCGCTGGGTGAACAGCTGGCTGCACTGGCGCTGGACCCCGCTGACCGTCGGCGTCGTGTTCAGCGTCTGGTTCGTCGTTCGCAACCTCCCGTTCGCCCCGTTCACCGGCCTGCACGTCTGA
- a CDS encoding CD225/dispanin family protein, whose product MTQPYQQYPHYGWQPNYGPPPENNLVWAILATVMCCLPLGIVAIVKASQVNSLWFQGFHAEAHRAADEARKWAMWSAIASGILIGLYLVFIVVMFAFVGASFWSLVP is encoded by the coding sequence GTGACCCAGCCGTACCAGCAGTACCCGCACTACGGCTGGCAGCCGAACTACGGGCCGCCGCCGGAGAACAACCTGGTCTGGGCGATCCTGGCGACGGTGATGTGCTGCCTGCCGTTGGGTATCGTCGCCATCGTGAAGGCGAGCCAGGTCAACTCCCTGTGGTTCCAGGGCTTCCACGCGGAAGCGCACCGGGCCGCCGACGAAGCCCGCAAGTGGGCGATGTGGTCGGCGATCGCGTCCGGCATCCTGATCGGGCTCTACCTGGTGTTCATCGTGGTCATGTTCGCCTTCGTCGGCGCCTCCTTCTGGTCGCTGGTCCCATGA
- a CDS encoding CD225/dispanin family protein: MAEQQRPPADYNPGPPPATNLVWGIVSAILCCLPFGALSIYQAAKVEKLWAQGDQDAALASARDARRWAIVAAVAGAVLWVAAIVTVVLLFGTLTDDAASH; the protein is encoded by the coding sequence GTGGCCGAGCAGCAGCGGCCGCCCGCCGACTACAACCCCGGGCCCCCGCCCGCGACCAACCTGGTCTGGGGGATCGTCAGCGCGATCCTGTGCTGCCTGCCGTTCGGCGCCCTCTCGATCTACCAGGCCGCCAAGGTCGAAAAGCTCTGGGCCCAGGGCGACCAGGACGCGGCCCTCGCGTCGGCTCGTGACGCCCGGCGGTGGGCGATCGTCGCCGCGGTCGCCGGCGCCGTCCTGTGGGTCGCGGCGATCGTGACGGTCGTCCTGCTCTTCGGAACGCTCACCGACGACGCCGCGTCCCACTGA
- the era gene encoding GTPase Era produces MTEHRSGFACFVGRPNAGKSTLTNALVGSKVAITSSKPQTTRHAIRGIVHREDAQLVLIDTPGLHRPRTLLGERLNDIVHTTWSEVDVVGLCVPANEKIGPGDKFIAAELQKIAKRTPVIGIVTKTDLVQPQQVAEQLLALQGVMDFAELIPVSAVDGFQVGALADLLVKRLPEGPQLYPGGELTDEPEQTLVAELIREAALEGVRDELPHSIAVTVEEMLPREGRDDLIDVHAFLYVERPSQKGIILGHKGERLREVGATARKNIEALLGSKVYLDLHVKVAKEWQRDPRQLRRLGF; encoded by the coding sequence ATGACGGAGCACAGGTCCGGCTTCGCCTGCTTCGTCGGCCGCCCCAACGCGGGCAAGTCGACGCTGACCAACGCCCTCGTCGGCAGCAAGGTCGCGATCACCTCCAGCAAGCCGCAGACCACGCGGCACGCGATCCGCGGCATCGTGCACCGGGAAGACGCCCAGCTCGTCCTCATCGACACCCCCGGCCTGCACCGCCCCCGCACCCTGCTCGGCGAGCGGCTGAACGACATCGTGCACACGACGTGGTCCGAAGTGGACGTCGTCGGCCTGTGCGTGCCGGCGAACGAGAAGATCGGGCCCGGCGACAAGTTCATCGCCGCCGAGCTGCAGAAGATCGCCAAGCGCACCCCCGTGATCGGCATCGTCACCAAGACCGACCTCGTGCAGCCCCAGCAGGTCGCCGAGCAGCTCCTCGCGCTGCAGGGCGTGATGGACTTCGCCGAGCTGATCCCGGTGTCCGCCGTGGACGGCTTCCAGGTCGGCGCGCTCGCGGACCTGCTCGTCAAGAGGCTCCCCGAAGGTCCGCAGCTCTACCCGGGCGGCGAGCTCACCGACGAGCCCGAGCAGACGCTGGTCGCCGAGCTGATCCGCGAGGCGGCGCTGGAAGGCGTCCGCGACGAGCTGCCGCACTCGATCGCCGTCACCGTCGAGGAGATGCTGCCCCGCGAAGGCCGGGACGACCTCATCGACGTGCACGCGTTCCTCTACGTGGAGCGGCCCAGCCAGAAGGGCATCATCCTCGGGCACAAGGGCGAACGGCTGCGCGAGGTCGGCGCCACCGCCCGCAAGAACATCGAGGCGCTGCTCGGCTCCAAGGTCTACCTCGACCTGCACGTCAAGGTGGCCAAAGAGTGGCAGCGCGACCCCCGCCAGCTGCGCCGGCTCGGGTTCTGA
- a CDS encoding cytidine deaminase gives MPDLEAEDQKLVTLARSSRARIQAPEGAAVRDTDGRTYAAGTVDQPSFKLTALQAAVAAALSSGAEGIEAAAVVSEEGLLKGASVHAVRDLAKYAPIILAAPDGTVLEVLER, from the coding sequence ATGCCTGACCTCGAGGCGGAGGACCAGAAGCTGGTCACCCTCGCCCGGTCCTCGCGCGCCCGCATCCAGGCCCCCGAAGGCGCCGCGGTCCGCGACACCGACGGCCGCACCTACGCCGCGGGCACGGTCGACCAGCCGTCGTTCAAGCTCACCGCGCTCCAGGCCGCGGTCGCCGCGGCGCTGTCCAGCGGTGCCGAAGGCATCGAAGCCGCCGCCGTCGTCAGCGAAGAAGGACTGCTCAAGGGCGCGTCCGTGCACGCCGTCCGCGACCTCGCGAAGTACGCGCCGATCATCCTCGCCGCCCCGGACGGCACCGTTCTCGAGGTGCTCGAGCGATGA
- a CDS encoding hemolysin family protein: MVQLLFAIALVLLAGVFAAADAAISTVSQARADGLARMGLPGARHLAAIIAERRRHINLLLLLRLSCELTATVLVTVFVGTRLRPLGLAVLVAAVVMVVVSYVLIGVGPRTLGRQHPYRIGRYVAGPVRVLGSVLGPLSRLLILIGNAITPGQGFREGPFTSEVELRELVDLAQERGVVEDSEREMIHSVFELGDTVAREVMVPRTEIVWIERTKTVRQALALALRTGFTRLPVIDESVDDIVGVVNIKDLMSAYMDPDGSSTVVDTLMNEASFVPDSKRLGELLKEMQRSHHHMAIAVDEYGGTAGLLTIEDVLEEIVGEITDESDGDERPEVEELDGGAVRVSSRMGVDDLGELFGIDLEDHGVETVGGLLAERLGRVPLPGAEAEVAGLRLFAEGGKDRRGRMRITSVVVHPADADAMTDPADRTARRRTRPPHPDERDRSVEHA, translated from the coding sequence ATGGTCCAGCTCCTCTTCGCGATCGCGCTCGTGCTCCTCGCGGGCGTGTTCGCGGCGGCCGACGCCGCCATCAGCACCGTGTCCCAGGCCCGGGCCGACGGCCTCGCCCGCATGGGCCTGCCCGGCGCCCGCCACCTCGCCGCGATCATCGCCGAACGGCGCCGGCACATCAACCTGCTGCTCCTGCTGCGCCTCAGCTGCGAGCTCACCGCCACCGTGCTGGTCACCGTCTTCGTCGGCACCCGGCTCCGGCCCCTCGGCCTCGCCGTGCTCGTCGCCGCCGTCGTCATGGTCGTGGTCAGCTACGTCCTCATCGGCGTCGGCCCCCGCACCCTCGGCCGCCAGCACCCCTACCGCATCGGCCGCTACGTCGCCGGGCCCGTCCGCGTCCTCGGCTCGGTCCTCGGCCCGCTGTCCCGGCTGCTCATCCTCATCGGTAACGCCATCACCCCCGGCCAGGGCTTCCGCGAAGGCCCGTTCACCTCCGAGGTCGAGCTGCGCGAGCTCGTCGACCTCGCCCAGGAACGCGGCGTCGTCGAGGACTCCGAACGCGAGATGATCCACTCGGTGTTCGAGCTCGGCGACACCGTCGCCCGCGAGGTCATGGTCCCGCGCACCGAGATCGTCTGGATCGAGCGCACCAAGACCGTCCGCCAGGCCCTGGCACTGGCGCTGCGCACCGGCTTCACCCGGCTCCCGGTGATCGACGAGTCCGTCGACGACATCGTCGGCGTCGTCAACATCAAGGACCTGATGTCGGCGTACATGGACCCGGACGGCTCGAGCACCGTCGTCGACACCCTGATGAACGAAGCCTCCTTCGTCCCCGACTCGAAACGGCTCGGCGAGCTCCTCAAGGAGATGCAGCGCTCGCACCACCACATGGCGATCGCCGTCGACGAGTACGGCGGCACCGCCGGCCTGCTCACCATCGAGGACGTCCTCGAGGAGATCGTCGGCGAGATCACCGACGAGTCCGACGGCGACGAACGCCCCGAGGTCGAGGAGCTCGACGGCGGAGCCGTCCGCGTCTCCTCCCGGATGGGCGTCGACGACCTCGGCGAGCTCTTCGGCATCGACCTCGAAGACCACGGCGTGGAGACCGTGGGCGGGCTGCTCGCGGAACGACTGGGTAGGGTCCCGCTACCGGGGGCCGAAGCCGAGGTCGCCGGCCTTCGGCTGTTCGCCGAAGGAGGCAAGGACCGGCGCGGCCGCATGCGGATCACCTCGGTGGTCGTGCACCCGGCCGACGCCGACGCCATGACCGACCCGGCCGACCGCACCGCCCGGCGCCGCACCCGCCCGCCCCACCCCGACGAACGCGACAGGAGCGTCGAACATGCCTGA
- the ybeY gene encoding rRNA maturation RNase YbeY, whose translation MSIEIANESGVDVDETSIVSAARYALDKMEVSPLAELSILLVTLDVMEDLHERWMDLPGPTDVMAFPMDELDSSRRPDAPDASPALLGDIVLCPAFAKDQAKTAGHALIDELHLLTVHGCLHLLGYDHAEPAEEREMFALQKRILGEYQDAVAALQKRDAQRNTDDRVLGIAGLDAATTPAAEPPAGETP comes from the coding sequence GTGAGCATCGAGATCGCCAACGAGTCCGGCGTCGACGTCGACGAGACGTCCATCGTCTCGGCCGCCCGCTACGCCCTCGACAAGATGGAGGTCAGCCCGCTCGCCGAGCTGTCCATCCTGCTCGTCACCCTCGACGTCATGGAAGACCTGCACGAACGCTGGATGGACCTGCCCGGCCCCACCGACGTCATGGCCTTCCCGATGGACGAGCTCGACTCCTCCCGCCGCCCCGACGCGCCCGACGCGTCGCCGGCGCTGCTCGGGGACATCGTGCTCTGCCCGGCGTTCGCCAAGGACCAGGCCAAGACCGCGGGCCACGCCCTGATCGACGAGCTGCACCTGCTCACCGTGCACGGCTGCCTCCACCTCCTCGGCTACGACCACGCCGAACCCGCCGAGGAACGCGAGATGTTCGCGCTCCAGAAGCGGATCCTCGGCGAGTACCAGGACGCCGTCGCCGCCCTGCAGAAGCGCGACGCCCAGCGCAACACCGACGACCGCGTCCTCGGCATCGCCGGGCTCGACGCGGCCACCACCCCGGCCGCCGAACCACCCGCCGGGGAAACGCCCTAG
- a CDS encoding PhoH family protein: MAGTVPGGAARPDAPGDVAKTEDAAVQAAQSRFPIPDAAALSLLGSRDENLRVAEELLAADVHVRGNEVTLTGTPADVAFAERVFAELVQLATGGQQVGPDTVRRTVGMLSTGDASPAEVLSLNIVSRRGKTIRPKTLNQKRYVDAIDKHTVVFGIGPAGTGKTYLAMAKAVQALQAKQVTRIVLTRPAVEAGERLGYLPGTLNEKIDPYLRPLYDALHDMVEPESIPRLMQAGTIEIAPLAYMRGRTLNDAFIILDEAQNTTPEQMKMFLTRLGFGSKIVVTGDITQVDLPSGQRSGLRVVRDILHGVEDLHFAELTSQDVVRHKLVGDIVDAYEKWQAVQDAQGQQGNGWKGNRR, encoded by the coding sequence GTGGCCGGAACCGTACCGGGTGGAGCCGCCCGACCCGACGCCCCCGGGGACGTCGCCAAGACCGAGGATGCCGCCGTCCAAGCTGCGCAGTCCCGGTTCCCCATTCCCGACGCCGCCGCCCTGAGCCTGCTCGGTTCCCGCGACGAGAACCTGCGCGTCGCCGAAGAGCTCCTCGCCGCCGACGTGCACGTCCGCGGCAACGAGGTCACCCTGACCGGCACCCCCGCCGACGTCGCGTTCGCCGAACGCGTCTTCGCCGAGCTCGTCCAGCTCGCGACCGGCGGCCAGCAGGTCGGACCCGACACCGTCCGCCGCACCGTCGGCATGCTCTCCACCGGTGACGCGTCGCCCGCCGAGGTCCTCAGCCTCAACATCGTCTCCCGCCGCGGCAAGACCATCCGGCCCAAGACGCTCAACCAGAAGCGCTACGTCGACGCCATCGACAAGCACACCGTCGTCTTCGGCATCGGCCCCGCCGGCACCGGCAAGACCTACCTCGCCATGGCGAAGGCCGTCCAGGCCCTGCAGGCCAAGCAGGTCACCCGCATCGTGCTGACCCGCCCCGCCGTCGAAGCCGGCGAGCGCCTCGGCTACCTGCCCGGCACGCTCAACGAGAAGATCGACCCCTACCTGCGGCCCCTCTACGACGCGCTGCACGACATGGTCGAACCCGAGTCGATCCCGCGGCTCATGCAGGCCGGCACCATCGAGATCGCGCCGCTCGCCTACATGCGCGGCCGGACGCTGAACGACGCCTTCATCATCCTCGACGAGGCCCAGAACACCACGCCCGAGCAGATGAAGATGTTCCTCACCCGCCTGGGCTTCGGCTCCAAGATCGTCGTCACCGGCGACATCACCCAGGTCGACCTGCCCAGCGGCCAGCGCAGCGGCCTCCGCGTCGTGCGCGACATCCTCCACGGCGTCGAGGACCTCCACTTCGCCGAGCTCACCAGCCAGGACGTCGTCCGGCACAAGCTCGTCGGCGACATCGTCGACGCCTACGAGAAGTGGCAGGCCGTGCAGGACGCGCAGGGACAGCAGGGCAACGGCTGGAAGGGCAACCGGCGGTGA
- a CDS encoding histidine triad nucleotide-binding protein → MGDSAETLFERIIGGEIPADVVYQDETTFAFRDIRPQAKVHVLVVPKTRYRNLGELAAADPRLLADVARTARKVAEIEGVLESGYRVVFNTDGDAGQTVFHVHAHVLGGEPLGFFGAREG, encoded by the coding sequence ATGGGTGACAGTGCTGAGACTCTCTTCGAGCGGATCATTGGTGGGGAGATCCCCGCTGATGTCGTCTACCAGGATGAGACCACCTTTGCCTTTCGGGATATTCGGCCTCAGGCGAAGGTTCATGTGCTCGTAGTGCCCAAGACTCGGTACCGGAACCTCGGGGAGCTTGCTGCCGCTGATCCTCGGCTTTTGGCCGATGTCGCGCGGACTGCCCGGAAGGTCGCCGAGATCGAGGGTGTTCTCGAGAGCGGGTACCGGGTCGTCTTCAACACCGATGGTGATGCCGGGCAGACCGTCTTCCACGTTCACGCCCACGTGCTCGGCGGGGAGCCGCTCGGGTTCTTCGGGGCCCGGGAGGGCTGA